The following proteins are encoded in a genomic region of Takifugu rubripes chromosome 21, fTakRub1.2, whole genome shotgun sequence:
- the nf2a gene encoding merlin isoform X1, with translation MASVLAGKMGLNSLLRKQSRNFNVRICTMESDMEFSCEVKWKGKDLFDLVCRTLGLRETWFFGLRYNIKDTVAWLKMDKKVLDQEVPKEEPITFNFLAKFYPENAEEELVQDITQHLFFLQVKKKILEEEVHCPPEASVLLASYAVHAKYGDYDSSVHKPGFLAQEELLPKRVINLYQMTAEMWEERITACYAEHRGRTRDEAEMEYLKIAQDLDMYGVNYFLIRNKKGTDLLLGVDALGLHIYEPDNRLTPKCSFPWNEIRNISYSDKEFTIKPLDKKTNVFKFNSSRLRVNKLILQLCIGNHDLFMRRRWVDSLEVQQMKAQAREERARKQVERQRLQREKQLREEAERARDELERRLIQLQDEAHMANEALLRSEQTADLLAEKAQIAEEEAKLLAQKAAEAETEMQRIKVTAIRSQEERRLMEQKMLEAEILALKMAEESERRAKEAEQLKQDLQEAKESERRAKNKLLEITSRTVHTSPRLPPDLSLSRENLSFDFKDTDMKRLSMEIEKEKVEYMEKSKHLQEQLNELKTEIESLKLKERETPLDIIHNQNTEQGTSKQSNFKKLTLQSTKSRVAFFEEL, from the exons ATGGCAAGCGTGTTAGCAGGGAAAATGGGATTAAATTCACTGTTGAGAAAACAGTCCAGGAACTTCAACGTCAGGATCTGCACGATGGAGTCAGACATGGAGTTCagctgtgag GTGAAATGGAAGGGAAAAGATCTTTTTGACCTGGTGTGCCGAACTCTGGGACTGAGGGAGACGTGGTTTTTTGGACTCCGGTACAACATCAAAGATACTGTGGCGTGGCTGAAGATGGATAAAAAG GTTTTAGATCAGGAGGTACCAAAGGAGGAGCCAATTACATTCAACTTCCTGGCCAAATTTTACCCAGAGAATGCTGAAGAGGAGCTGGTGCAAGATATCACTCagcatcttttctttctgcag GTGAAGAAGAAGATCCTTGAGGAGGAGGTCCACTGTCCACCAGAGGCCTCCGTGCTGTTGGCCTCCTACGCTGTCCACGCCAAG TATGGAGACTATGACTCCAGCGTCCACAAACCTGGCTTCCtggctcaggaggagctgctgccaaaGAGA GTGATTAACTTGTACCAGATGACTGCAGAAATGTGGGAGGAGAGGATCACAGCGTGCTATGCAGAGCACAGGGGTAGGACAAG GGATGAAGCCGAGATGGAGTATTTAAAAATAGCTCAGGACCTGGACATGTATGGCGTCAATTACTTTTTAATCAGG AATAAAAAGGGAACGGATCTTCTGTTGGGAGTGGACGCACTGGGTCTGCACATCTACGAGCCAGACAACCGGCTCACACCCAAATGCTCCTTCCCCTGGAATGAGATCCGAAATATTTCCTACAGCGACAAGGAG TTTACCATCAAACCTCTGGACAAGAAGACAAACGTTTTCAAGTTCAACTCATCACGTTTACGAGTCAACAAGCTG ATCCTCCAGCTGTGCATTGGGAACCACGATCTGTTTATGCGCCGCCGGTGGGTGGACTCGCTGGAGGTCCAGCAGATGAAGGCTCAGGCCAGGGAAGAGAGGGCCAGAAAACAG GTGGAGAGGCAGCGGCTGCAAAGAGAGAAGCAGCTGCGGGAGGAGGCCGAGCGAGCCAGGGACgagctggagaggaggctgattcagctgcaggatgaggcTCACATGGCCAACGAGGCTTTA CTGCGATCAGAACAGACAGCAGATCTGTTGGCTGAAAAAGCCCAGattgcagaggaggaggctaaGCTGCTGGCCCAGAAAGCCGCCGAGGCCGAGACGGAGATGCAACGCATTAAAGTGACGGCCATCCGCAGCCAGGAGGAGCGGCGGCTCATGGAGCAAAAGATGCTGGAGGCAGAGATATTGGCCCTCAAGATGGCGGAGGAATCAGAAAGGAG AGCCAAAGAGGCTGAGCAGCTGAAACAGGACCTACAGGAAGCCAAGGAGTCTGAGCGCAGGGCAAAAAACAAGCTGCTGGAGATCACCAGCAGGACGGTCCACACG TCCCCCAGACTGCCGCCTGACCTGAGCCTCAGCAGAGAGAACCTCAGCTTTGACTTTAAAGACACTGACATGAAACGCCTCTCCATGGAGATCGAGAAGGAGAA GGTGGAGTACATGGAGAAGAGCAAgcacctgcaggagcagctgaacgAGCTGAAGACAGAAATTGAAAGCCTGAagctgaaagagagggagactCCTCTGGACATCATTCACAACCAGAACACTGAGCAAGGCACCAGCAAGCAGAGCAACTTTAAAAAG
- the nf2a gene encoding merlin isoform X2, giving the protein MDIFYTVGHEDDHINQYQVKWKGKDLFDLVCRTLGLRETWFFGLRYNIKDTVAWLKMDKKVLDQEVPKEEPITFNFLAKFYPENAEEELVQDITQHLFFLQVKKKILEEEVHCPPEASVLLASYAVHAKYGDYDSSVHKPGFLAQEELLPKRVINLYQMTAEMWEERITACYAEHRGRTRDEAEMEYLKIAQDLDMYGVNYFLIRNKKGTDLLLGVDALGLHIYEPDNRLTPKCSFPWNEIRNISYSDKEFTIKPLDKKTNVFKFNSSRLRVNKLILQLCIGNHDLFMRRRWVDSLEVQQMKAQAREERARKQVERQRLQREKQLREEAERARDELERRLIQLQDEAHMANEALLRSEQTADLLAEKAQIAEEEAKLLAQKAAEAETEMQRIKVTAIRSQEERRLMEQKMLEAEILALKMAEESERRAKEAEQLKQDLQEAKESERRAKNKLLEITSRTVHTSPRLPPDLSLSRENLSFDFKDTDMKRLSMEIEKEKVEYMEKSKHLQEQLNELKTEIESLKLKERETPLDIIHNQNTEQGTSKQSNFKKLTLQSTKSRVAFFEEL; this is encoded by the exons ATGGATATATTCTATACCGTCGGACACGAAGATGATCACATTAACCAATATCAG GTGAAATGGAAGGGAAAAGATCTTTTTGACCTGGTGTGCCGAACTCTGGGACTGAGGGAGACGTGGTTTTTTGGACTCCGGTACAACATCAAAGATACTGTGGCGTGGCTGAAGATGGATAAAAAG GTTTTAGATCAGGAGGTACCAAAGGAGGAGCCAATTACATTCAACTTCCTGGCCAAATTTTACCCAGAGAATGCTGAAGAGGAGCTGGTGCAAGATATCACTCagcatcttttctttctgcag GTGAAGAAGAAGATCCTTGAGGAGGAGGTCCACTGTCCACCAGAGGCCTCCGTGCTGTTGGCCTCCTACGCTGTCCACGCCAAG TATGGAGACTATGACTCCAGCGTCCACAAACCTGGCTTCCtggctcaggaggagctgctgccaaaGAGA GTGATTAACTTGTACCAGATGACTGCAGAAATGTGGGAGGAGAGGATCACAGCGTGCTATGCAGAGCACAGGGGTAGGACAAG GGATGAAGCCGAGATGGAGTATTTAAAAATAGCTCAGGACCTGGACATGTATGGCGTCAATTACTTTTTAATCAGG AATAAAAAGGGAACGGATCTTCTGTTGGGAGTGGACGCACTGGGTCTGCACATCTACGAGCCAGACAACCGGCTCACACCCAAATGCTCCTTCCCCTGGAATGAGATCCGAAATATTTCCTACAGCGACAAGGAG TTTACCATCAAACCTCTGGACAAGAAGACAAACGTTTTCAAGTTCAACTCATCACGTTTACGAGTCAACAAGCTG ATCCTCCAGCTGTGCATTGGGAACCACGATCTGTTTATGCGCCGCCGGTGGGTGGACTCGCTGGAGGTCCAGCAGATGAAGGCTCAGGCCAGGGAAGAGAGGGCCAGAAAACAG GTGGAGAGGCAGCGGCTGCAAAGAGAGAAGCAGCTGCGGGAGGAGGCCGAGCGAGCCAGGGACgagctggagaggaggctgattcagctgcaggatgaggcTCACATGGCCAACGAGGCTTTA CTGCGATCAGAACAGACAGCAGATCTGTTGGCTGAAAAAGCCCAGattgcagaggaggaggctaaGCTGCTGGCCCAGAAAGCCGCCGAGGCCGAGACGGAGATGCAACGCATTAAAGTGACGGCCATCCGCAGCCAGGAGGAGCGGCGGCTCATGGAGCAAAAGATGCTGGAGGCAGAGATATTGGCCCTCAAGATGGCGGAGGAATCAGAAAGGAG AGCCAAAGAGGCTGAGCAGCTGAAACAGGACCTACAGGAAGCCAAGGAGTCTGAGCGCAGGGCAAAAAACAAGCTGCTGGAGATCACCAGCAGGACGGTCCACACG TCCCCCAGACTGCCGCCTGACCTGAGCCTCAGCAGAGAGAACCTCAGCTTTGACTTTAAAGACACTGACATGAAACGCCTCTCCATGGAGATCGAGAAGGAGAA GGTGGAGTACATGGAGAAGAGCAAgcacctgcaggagcagctgaacgAGCTGAAGACAGAAATTGAAAGCCTGAagctgaaagagagggagactCCTCTGGACATCATTCACAACCAGAACACTGAGCAAGGCACCAGCAAGCAGAGCAACTTTAAAAAG
- the fbxo21 gene encoding F-box only protein 21, translating to MATTVAGEGKPRLNGISTDSQTKTLTDLPTELLEHILCFPVLQDVDICNVSCCCKRLHDVCHGRGKVWGNQYKLRWPRLQRFYRPNESCDWLREYRTRHKVGIQIRRTVESISKRFFTEVPCVGQVLGDSFAEIESLGMPEHFCEDELLFILNSDKRKNLTLKYYAKKILYFLRQQNILKSLKSFLEQPAEHQSPLEGAVLVDRYCNPLADVTLSSISAQLDEIAEKVKKMLKIKNPSHPSLRVTQGDCLVVEDFELQRQVMCSLNSVLYEQLQYKGNECDYYNPLNSYIHQVLLRRTGIPISLSVMYMTLAQKLGVRLEPVNFPNHFLLRWCQKPRGSEDIFDFVYIDAFGKGKQLTAKECEYLIGHQVTADYYSAISTGELLLRMVGNLLNIGKRGEGNEKSYQLLRDSLDLYLTINPDNVQYLLLQARLYFHLGIWPEKVLDILQHIQALDPSQHGAVGYLVQHTLEHIQHKKHPAAPEVKLRNAPEHLEVQYSVGLIMKHKRSGYNCVIYGWDPKCTMNQEWITTMRVNLLPNGPNQPFYNVLVQDGTCRYAAQENLEPHSAPMEIGHPEVGRYFSEFADTHYATNEELQTRYPEDADVTLGTVQRLYHRLMPDSGNQDQQNSHHPNPSQ from the exons ATGGCGACAACTGTAGCTGGAGAGGGGAAACCAAGACTGAATGGAATTTCCACCGACTCTCAGACTAAAACATTGACCGACCTGCCGACCGAATTGCTCGAACACATTCTATGCTtcccagtgctgcaggatgtcGACATTTGTAacgtttcctgctgctgcaagAGGCTGCACGATGTTTGCCACGGAAGGGGAAAGGTCTGGGGGAACCAGTACAAACTCAG ATGGCCAAGACTGCAGAGGTTTTACCGGCCAAACGAAAGCTGTGACTGGCTCAGAGAGTACAGAACACGCCACAAAGTTGGTATACAAATACGAAGGACTGTCGAGTCGATCTCAAAGAGATTCTTCACAGAAGTT CCTTGCGTAGGCCAGGTGCTGGGAGACAGCTTTGCAGAAATTGAGTCACTTGGGATGCCAGAGCACTTCTGTGAAGATGAGCTCCTGTTTATACTCAACTCTGACAAGAG GAAAAACCTGACCTTAAAGTACTATGCAAAGAAAATCCTTTACTTTCTGAGGCAGCAGAACATCCTAAAGAGTCTGAAGTCCTTCCTGGAACAGCCCGCTGAACATCAGTCACCTTTAGAAG GTGCTGTGCTGGTGGATCGCTACTGCAACCCGCTGGCGGATGTAACGCTGAGCAGCATATCAGCCCAGCTGGATGAGATCGCTGAGAAAGTGAAAAAGATGTTGAAAATCAAGAATCCCTCTCACCCCAGCCTACGTGTCACTCAGG GGGACTGTTTGGTGGTGGAGGACTTTGAGCTCCAGAGGCAGGTCATGTGCTCACTTAACTCCGTGCTGTACGAGCAGCTTCAGTACAAAGGCAACGAGTGTGACTACTACAATCCTCTCAACTCATATATCCACCAG GTGCTACTACGTCGTACAGGTATTCCCATCAGCCTGTCTGTCATGTACATGACATTAGCCCAGAAACTGGGTGTTCGGCTGGAGCCCGTCAACTTCCccaaccacttcctgttacGCTGGTGCCAGAAACCACGGGG GAGTGAGGACATCTTTGACTTTGTCTACATCGATGCCTTTGGCAAAGGCAAACAGCTGACGGCCAAAGAGTGCGAGTACCTCATCGGGCACCAGGTGACGGCTGACTACTACAGTGCCATCAGCACCGGCGAGTTGCTGCTCAGGATGGTGGGAAACCTGCTGAACATTGGCAAAAGAGG GGAGGGTAATGAGAAATCCTACCAGCTGCTCAGAGACTCTCTGGACCTGTACCTCACCATCAACCCAGATAACGTGCaatacctgctgctgcaggcccgCCTCTACTTCCACCTGGGTATCTGGCCAGAAAAG GTTCTAGACATCCTGCAGCACATTCAGGCCTTGGACCCCTCCCAGCATGGAGCAGTGGGATACCTAGTACAGCATACTCTGGAGCACATTCAGCATAAAAAACATCCCGCCGCACCCGAGGTAAAGCTGCGGAACGCTCCGGAACACTTGGAGGTTCAGTATTCAGTGGGCCTCATCATGAAGCATAAGAG GTCTGGATATAACTGCGTGATCTACGGCTGGGACCCAAAGTGCACCATGAATCAGGAGTGGATCACCACCATGAGGGTTAACCTGCTTCCCAATGGGCCCAACCAGCCTTTCTACAATGTTCTGGTGCAGGACGGAACCTGTCGCTACGCAGCACAGG AAAACCTGGAACCCCACTCAGCCCCCATGGAGATCGGCCATCCAGAGGTGGGACGCTACTTCTCAGAGTTCGCCGACACCCACTACGCCACCAACGAAGAGCTGCAGACGCGGTACCCCGAGGATGCAGACGTGACTCTGGGGACGGTGCAGCGGCTTTACCACAGACTGATGCCTGACTCTGGGAACCAGGACCAGCAGAACAGCCACCACCCAAACCCGAGCCAGTAG
- the tesca gene encoding tescalcin a → MGASQTRSDHKYQNLVEKTGFSLEQIKNLHKRFQQLSGNEETISKENLNSIPALANNPIRKQIVDAFFDKRNQHQNEVGSFHEISFEQFLMVMSHFRPPTLKTTEEEKEALRKEKLRFLFNMHDTDNDGTITLEEYRKVVEELLSKSGAIGQEAAKTIADAAMLEVASTNVPHMVKNLTEASSSTPTEQWD, encoded by the exons ATGGGAGCCTCGCAGACGCGCTCCGACCACAAGTACCAGAACCTGGTAGAGAAAACTGGAT tttcCTTGGAGCAGATTAAAAACCTTCACAAACGATTCCAACAGCTGAGTGGAAATGAGGAGACTATAAG CAAAGAAAACCTAAACAGCATTCCAGCCCTGGCCAACAACCCCATCAGGAAGCAGATCGTTGACGCATTCTTTGATAAACG GAATCAGCATCAGAATGAGGTGGGCTCCTTCCACGAGATCAGCTTCGAGCAGTTCCTCATGGTCATGTCCCACTTCCGCCCTCCAACCTTGAAGAcgacggaggaggagaaggaagctcTGAGGAAAGAGAAGCTACGCT TCCTCTTCAACATGCACGACACCGATAACGATGGTACCATCACGCTGGAGGAGTACAGAAAG GTCGTGGAGGAGctcctgtcaaagagcggagcCATAGGACAGGAAGCTGCCAAGACGATAGCCGATGCGGCCATGTTGGAGGTGGCGAGCACCAACGTTCCCCACATGGTAAAGAACCTCACAGAGGCGTCATCCTCCACACCCACCGAGCAGTGGGACTGA